The following proteins are co-located in the Phragmites australis chromosome 10, lpPhrAust1.1, whole genome shotgun sequence genome:
- the LOC133930412 gene encoding uncharacterized protein LOC133930412 isoform X2 translates to MENPLALLGQYSDDEEEDAEAADQPTGETKGSPRDASVHVTHECGNTASDKGEAHTEPSVSVGDQQEAPQAGEVKNYTQNVAEENTDAPEPTLENESAAAGEAIPGSSGMQIVGDIGGNWKAVMHEQSNQCYYWNTVTGETSWEIPNGLTSGVASDGVASASVPTHMDYSIEAQAHVLHQNTLEAYPSDSSVVNGTATYASFGMECGSAHITQDAYAYTAPVASHESMDIDPLHLAKYGEDLLQRLKLLERLHGSNEGLELIRREIGIRISDCNALSSYGSSLLPLWLHAEVHLKQLDSSISELETSYCTDTEPRHSKTEVAEHKAPNGTDMMAPSNGEDLKSEVSTGITIDENVKIEDPASASFDQNSQDRDAAAVPSKVESDDDEDMDVEMEVDDDNVAEQVHSSFVHNKEHLPSEQVNSPNLPSLEGPAAPPEDNDVPPPPPEEEWIPPPPPDNEPVPPPPLEEPVASYVHTDTIPQPYIGQANVSYTLSGMDYYSAGSTEGTNANYYMQVSEPHALQVQQHSYYAPVSASGISVPVDGTSIAPQSYYAYPSVTIAASGLAPEHSGYYTSLASAISSSAVDIKTSSASLVSANSNSDPTGSVKVISKDASVSPLSQTAVATSAAGASSVLGSSTQASSSTTKQTKVIRSKKRAVAVTSSLRSNKKVSTLVDKWKAAKEELRDEEEEEPESALEALERKRQKEIEEWWKQQIASGEAQQNANFVPVRGDWRDRVKRRRSEAKKESKEESIAASLSSAEQHKGPDLAELSKGLPSGWQAYLDESTTQVYYGNSHTTETTWERPTK, encoded by the exons ATGGAGAATCCTCTAGCATTGCTTGGGCAATATAGTGACGATGAAGAAGAGGATGCGGAAGCAGCAGATCAACCCACTGGTGAAACTAAGGGGAGTCCAAGAGATGCAAGTGTTCAT gTAACTCACGAGTGTGGTAACACAGCCAGTGATAAAGGCGAGGCACATACTGAACCGTCAGTTTCTGTTGGTGATCAACAAGAAGCACCTCAAGCTGGTGAAGTTAAGAACTACACTCAAAATGTTGCTGAAGAAAACACTGATGCTCCTGAGCCAACTCTAGAAAACGAGAGTGCGGCAGCAGGTGAAGCTATTCCTGGTTCATCCGGCATGCAAATTGTTGGTGACATTGGTGGGAATTGGAAAGCAGTAATGCATGAACAGAGTAATCAGTGTTATTACTGGAACACGGTTACCGGAGAAACTTCTTGGGAGATACCTAATGGATTAACTTCAGGAGTCGCATCTGATGGAGTCGCATCTGCATCTGTTCCTACTCATATGGACTATTCTATAGAAGCTCAAGCGCATGTCCTTCACCAGAACACTCTAGAAGCATACCCAAGTGATTCGTCTGTTGTGAATGGCACAGCAACTTATGCAAGTTTTGGAATGGAATGTGGAAGTGCACATATTACTCAAGATGCTTATGCTTATACAGCACCTGTCGCGAgtcatgagtctatggacattGATCCCTTGCATCTTGCTAAATATGGTGAGGATTTGCTGCAAAGATTGAAGCTGCTGGAAAG GCTCCATGGTTCCAATGAAGGTCTTGAATTGATAAGAAGAGAAATTGGTATACGAATCTCAGACTGCAATGCACTCTCATCATATGGATCTTCTTTGCTCCCATTGTGGTTACATGCTGAGGTGCACCTTAAGCAACTAGACTCTTCCATTTCCGAGTTGGAAACTAGCTATTGCACAGATACAGAACCTAGACATTCGAAGACAGAGGTTGCTGAACACAAGGCACCTAATGGAACTGACATGATGGCTCCCTCCAATGGTGAGGATTTGAAGTCTGAGGTTAGCACTGGGATTACTATTGATGAAAATGTTAAGATTGAGGATCCGGCTTCAGCATCATTTGATCAAAATTCACAAGATAGGGATGCTGCAGCAGTTCCTTCAAAAGTTGAATCTGACGATGATGAAGATATGGATGTGGAAATGGAAGTTGATGATGATAATGTTGCAGAGCAGGTGCATTCAAGTTTCGTACATAATAAGGAGCATCTTCCATCAGAACAAGTAAACTCACCAAATTTGCCATCGTTGGAAGGTCCTGCTGCTCCTCCTGAGGATAATGATGTTCCTCCGCCACCACCAGAAGAAGAATGGATTCCACCCCCACCACCTGATAACGAACCAgttcctccacctcctctaGAAGAGCCAGTTGCATCATATGTTCACACCGATACAATTCCTCAGCCATATATAGGTCAAGCAAATGTGAGCTATACACTTTCAGGAATGGACTACTATTCTGCTGGAAGTACGGAAGGTACAAATGCCAATTACTATATGCAAGTGAGTGAGCCTCATGCCCTTCAAGTGCAGCAGCATTCTTATTATGCACCAGTATCTGCAAGTGGCATATCTGTTCCTGTTGATGGCACATCTATTGCCCCACAATCTTACTATGCCTATCCTTCAGTCACTATAGCTGCCAGTGGACTAGCACCTGAACATTCTGGATACTATACTTCTTTAGCCTCCGCCATTTCTAGCAGTGCAGTAGATATCAAAACAAGCTCAGCCTCTCTTGTTTCTGCAAATAGCAATTCGGATCCCACAGGGTCTGTTAAAGTTATATCCAAGGATGCAAGTGTTTCGCCTTTAAGCCAAACTGCAGTAGCAACATCAGCTGCAGGAGCATCATCCGTGCTCGGAAGCTCTACACAGGCTTCTTCTAGTACCACAAAGCAGACTAAAG TTATTCGTAGCAAGAAGCGAGCTGTTGCTGTTACATCATCCCTGAGGTCTAATAAGAAGGTTTCGACTCTGGTGGATAAG TGGAaagctgcaaaagaggagcttcgtgatgaagaggaagaagaacctGAAAGTGCTTTGGAAGCACTAGAAAGGAAGCGTCAGAAGGAAATAGAG GAATGGTGGAAACAACAGATAGCTAGCGGCGAAGCTCAACAAAATGCCAATTTTGTTCCGGTCCGTGGTGACTG GCGTGACCGAGTGAAACGCAGAAGATCAGAAGCCAAAAAAGAGTCAAAAGAAGAGTCTATTGCTGCATCATTAAGTAGTGCCGAACAGCATAAAGGTCCTGATCTTGCAGAGCTCTCCAAGGGTCTTCCTTCTGGTTGGCAG GCATACTTGGATGAATCTACTACGCAGGTCTACTACGGGAACAGCCACACGACAGAGACGACCTGGGAGCGGCCGACCAAATGA
- the LOC133930412 gene encoding uncharacterized protein LOC133930412 isoform X1 has translation MGRRKERRLAAMTAAGRRVKLDLFLDPSPGEALLKEGIGGENRDQQTVVSTSPSSSDKMENPLALLGQYSDDEEEDAEAADQPTGETKGSPRDASVHVTHECGNTASDKGEAHTEPSVSVGDQQEAPQAGEVKNYTQNVAEENTDAPEPTLENESAAAGEAIPGSSGMQIVGDIGGNWKAVMHEQSNQCYYWNTVTGETSWEIPNGLTSGVASDGVASASVPTHMDYSIEAQAHVLHQNTLEAYPSDSSVVNGTATYASFGMECGSAHITQDAYAYTAPVASHESMDIDPLHLAKYGEDLLQRLKLLERLHGSNEGLELIRREIGIRISDCNALSSYGSSLLPLWLHAEVHLKQLDSSISELETSYCTDTEPRHSKTEVAEHKAPNGTDMMAPSNGEDLKSEVSTGITIDENVKIEDPASASFDQNSQDRDAAAVPSKVESDDDEDMDVEMEVDDDNVAEQVHSSFVHNKEHLPSEQVNSPNLPSLEGPAAPPEDNDVPPPPPEEEWIPPPPPDNEPVPPPPLEEPVASYVHTDTIPQPYIGQANVSYTLSGMDYYSAGSTEGTNANYYMQVSEPHALQVQQHSYYAPVSASGISVPVDGTSIAPQSYYAYPSVTIAASGLAPEHSGYYTSLASAISSSAVDIKTSSASLVSANSNSDPTGSVKVISKDASVSPLSQTAVATSAAGASSVLGSSTQASSSTTKQTKVIRSKKRAVAVTSSLRSNKKVSTLVDKWKAAKEELRDEEEEEPESALEALERKRQKEIEEWWKQQIASGEAQQNANFVPVRGDWRDRVKRRRSEAKKESKEESIAASLSSAEQHKGPDLAELSKGLPSGWQAYLDESTTQVYYGNSHTTETTWERPTK, from the exons atggggaggaggaaggagcgCCGCCTGGCGGCCATGACCGCCGCGGGCCGCAGGGTGAAGCTCGACCTCTTCCTCGATCCCTCCCCCG GGGAGGCATTACTGAAAGAGGGAATAGGAGGTGAAAACCGTGACCAACAGACTGTGGTTTCCACTTCACCATCTTCTTCAG ATAAGATGGAGAATCCTCTAGCATTGCTTGGGCAATATAGTGACGATGAAGAAGAGGATGCGGAAGCAGCAGATCAACCCACTGGTGAAACTAAGGGGAGTCCAAGAGATGCAAGTGTTCAT gTAACTCACGAGTGTGGTAACACAGCCAGTGATAAAGGCGAGGCACATACTGAACCGTCAGTTTCTGTTGGTGATCAACAAGAAGCACCTCAAGCTGGTGAAGTTAAGAACTACACTCAAAATGTTGCTGAAGAAAACACTGATGCTCCTGAGCCAACTCTAGAAAACGAGAGTGCGGCAGCAGGTGAAGCTATTCCTGGTTCATCCGGCATGCAAATTGTTGGTGACATTGGTGGGAATTGGAAAGCAGTAATGCATGAACAGAGTAATCAGTGTTATTACTGGAACACGGTTACCGGAGAAACTTCTTGGGAGATACCTAATGGATTAACTTCAGGAGTCGCATCTGATGGAGTCGCATCTGCATCTGTTCCTACTCATATGGACTATTCTATAGAAGCTCAAGCGCATGTCCTTCACCAGAACACTCTAGAAGCATACCCAAGTGATTCGTCTGTTGTGAATGGCACAGCAACTTATGCAAGTTTTGGAATGGAATGTGGAAGTGCACATATTACTCAAGATGCTTATGCTTATACAGCACCTGTCGCGAgtcatgagtctatggacattGATCCCTTGCATCTTGCTAAATATGGTGAGGATTTGCTGCAAAGATTGAAGCTGCTGGAAAG GCTCCATGGTTCCAATGAAGGTCTTGAATTGATAAGAAGAGAAATTGGTATACGAATCTCAGACTGCAATGCACTCTCATCATATGGATCTTCTTTGCTCCCATTGTGGTTACATGCTGAGGTGCACCTTAAGCAACTAGACTCTTCCATTTCCGAGTTGGAAACTAGCTATTGCACAGATACAGAACCTAGACATTCGAAGACAGAGGTTGCTGAACACAAGGCACCTAATGGAACTGACATGATGGCTCCCTCCAATGGTGAGGATTTGAAGTCTGAGGTTAGCACTGGGATTACTATTGATGAAAATGTTAAGATTGAGGATCCGGCTTCAGCATCATTTGATCAAAATTCACAAGATAGGGATGCTGCAGCAGTTCCTTCAAAAGTTGAATCTGACGATGATGAAGATATGGATGTGGAAATGGAAGTTGATGATGATAATGTTGCAGAGCAGGTGCATTCAAGTTTCGTACATAATAAGGAGCATCTTCCATCAGAACAAGTAAACTCACCAAATTTGCCATCGTTGGAAGGTCCTGCTGCTCCTCCTGAGGATAATGATGTTCCTCCGCCACCACCAGAAGAAGAATGGATTCCACCCCCACCACCTGATAACGAACCAgttcctccacctcctctaGAAGAGCCAGTTGCATCATATGTTCACACCGATACAATTCCTCAGCCATATATAGGTCAAGCAAATGTGAGCTATACACTTTCAGGAATGGACTACTATTCTGCTGGAAGTACGGAAGGTACAAATGCCAATTACTATATGCAAGTGAGTGAGCCTCATGCCCTTCAAGTGCAGCAGCATTCTTATTATGCACCAGTATCTGCAAGTGGCATATCTGTTCCTGTTGATGGCACATCTATTGCCCCACAATCTTACTATGCCTATCCTTCAGTCACTATAGCTGCCAGTGGACTAGCACCTGAACATTCTGGATACTATACTTCTTTAGCCTCCGCCATTTCTAGCAGTGCAGTAGATATCAAAACAAGCTCAGCCTCTCTTGTTTCTGCAAATAGCAATTCGGATCCCACAGGGTCTGTTAAAGTTATATCCAAGGATGCAAGTGTTTCGCCTTTAAGCCAAACTGCAGTAGCAACATCAGCTGCAGGAGCATCATCCGTGCTCGGAAGCTCTACACAGGCTTCTTCTAGTACCACAAAGCAGACTAAAG TTATTCGTAGCAAGAAGCGAGCTGTTGCTGTTACATCATCCCTGAGGTCTAATAAGAAGGTTTCGACTCTGGTGGATAAG TGGAaagctgcaaaagaggagcttcgtgatgaagaggaagaagaacctGAAAGTGCTTTGGAAGCACTAGAAAGGAAGCGTCAGAAGGAAATAGAG GAATGGTGGAAACAACAGATAGCTAGCGGCGAAGCTCAACAAAATGCCAATTTTGTTCCGGTCCGTGGTGACTG GCGTGACCGAGTGAAACGCAGAAGATCAGAAGCCAAAAAAGAGTCAAAAGAAGAGTCTATTGCTGCATCATTAAGTAGTGCCGAACAGCATAAAGGTCCTGATCTTGCAGAGCTCTCCAAGGGTCTTCCTTCTGGTTGGCAG GCATACTTGGATGAATCTACTACGCAGGTCTACTACGGGAACAGCCACACGACAGAGACGACCTGGGAGCGGCCGACCAAATGA
- the LOC133930412 gene encoding uncharacterized protein LOC133930412 isoform X3 — protein MQIVGDIGGNWKAVMHEQSNQCYYWNTVTGETSWEIPNGLTSGVASDGVASASVPTHMDYSIEAQAHVLHQNTLEAYPSDSSVVNGTATYASFGMECGSAHITQDAYAYTAPVASHESMDIDPLHLAKYGEDLLQRLKLLERLHGSNEGLELIRREIGIRISDCNALSSYGSSLLPLWLHAEVHLKQLDSSISELETSYCTDTEPRHSKTEVAEHKAPNGTDMMAPSNGEDLKSEVSTGITIDENVKIEDPASASFDQNSQDRDAAAVPSKVESDDDEDMDVEMEVDDDNVAEQVHSSFVHNKEHLPSEQVNSPNLPSLEGPAAPPEDNDVPPPPPEEEWIPPPPPDNEPVPPPPLEEPVASYVHTDTIPQPYIGQANVSYTLSGMDYYSAGSTEGTNANYYMQVSEPHALQVQQHSYYAPVSASGISVPVDGTSIAPQSYYAYPSVTIAASGLAPEHSGYYTSLASAISSSAVDIKTSSASLVSANSNSDPTGSVKVISKDASVSPLSQTAVATSAAGASSVLGSSTQASSSTTKQTKVIRSKKRAVAVTSSLRSNKKVSTLVDKWKAAKEELRDEEEEEPESALEALERKRQKEIEEWWKQQIASGEAQQNANFVPVRGDWRDRVKRRRSEAKKESKEESIAASLSSAEQHKGPDLAELSKGLPSGWQAYLDESTTQVYYGNSHTTETTWERPTK, from the exons ATGCAAATTGTTGGTGACATTGGTGGGAATTGGAAAGCAGTAATGCATGAACAGAGTAATCAGTGTTATTACTGGAACACGGTTACCGGAGAAACTTCTTGGGAGATACCTAATGGATTAACTTCAGGAGTCGCATCTGATGGAGTCGCATCTGCATCTGTTCCTACTCATATGGACTATTCTATAGAAGCTCAAGCGCATGTCCTTCACCAGAACACTCTAGAAGCATACCCAAGTGATTCGTCTGTTGTGAATGGCACAGCAACTTATGCAAGTTTTGGAATGGAATGTGGAAGTGCACATATTACTCAAGATGCTTATGCTTATACAGCACCTGTCGCGAgtcatgagtctatggacattGATCCCTTGCATCTTGCTAAATATGGTGAGGATTTGCTGCAAAGATTGAAGCTGCTGGAAAG GCTCCATGGTTCCAATGAAGGTCTTGAATTGATAAGAAGAGAAATTGGTATACGAATCTCAGACTGCAATGCACTCTCATCATATGGATCTTCTTTGCTCCCATTGTGGTTACATGCTGAGGTGCACCTTAAGCAACTAGACTCTTCCATTTCCGAGTTGGAAACTAGCTATTGCACAGATACAGAACCTAGACATTCGAAGACAGAGGTTGCTGAACACAAGGCACCTAATGGAACTGACATGATGGCTCCCTCCAATGGTGAGGATTTGAAGTCTGAGGTTAGCACTGGGATTACTATTGATGAAAATGTTAAGATTGAGGATCCGGCTTCAGCATCATTTGATCAAAATTCACAAGATAGGGATGCTGCAGCAGTTCCTTCAAAAGTTGAATCTGACGATGATGAAGATATGGATGTGGAAATGGAAGTTGATGATGATAATGTTGCAGAGCAGGTGCATTCAAGTTTCGTACATAATAAGGAGCATCTTCCATCAGAACAAGTAAACTCACCAAATTTGCCATCGTTGGAAGGTCCTGCTGCTCCTCCTGAGGATAATGATGTTCCTCCGCCACCACCAGAAGAAGAATGGATTCCACCCCCACCACCTGATAACGAACCAgttcctccacctcctctaGAAGAGCCAGTTGCATCATATGTTCACACCGATACAATTCCTCAGCCATATATAGGTCAAGCAAATGTGAGCTATACACTTTCAGGAATGGACTACTATTCTGCTGGAAGTACGGAAGGTACAAATGCCAATTACTATATGCAAGTGAGTGAGCCTCATGCCCTTCAAGTGCAGCAGCATTCTTATTATGCACCAGTATCTGCAAGTGGCATATCTGTTCCTGTTGATGGCACATCTATTGCCCCACAATCTTACTATGCCTATCCTTCAGTCACTATAGCTGCCAGTGGACTAGCACCTGAACATTCTGGATACTATACTTCTTTAGCCTCCGCCATTTCTAGCAGTGCAGTAGATATCAAAACAAGCTCAGCCTCTCTTGTTTCTGCAAATAGCAATTCGGATCCCACAGGGTCTGTTAAAGTTATATCCAAGGATGCAAGTGTTTCGCCTTTAAGCCAAACTGCAGTAGCAACATCAGCTGCAGGAGCATCATCCGTGCTCGGAAGCTCTACACAGGCTTCTTCTAGTACCACAAAGCAGACTAAAG TTATTCGTAGCAAGAAGCGAGCTGTTGCTGTTACATCATCCCTGAGGTCTAATAAGAAGGTTTCGACTCTGGTGGATAAG TGGAaagctgcaaaagaggagcttcgtgatgaagaggaagaagaacctGAAAGTGCTTTGGAAGCACTAGAAAGGAAGCGTCAGAAGGAAATAGAG GAATGGTGGAAACAACAGATAGCTAGCGGCGAAGCTCAACAAAATGCCAATTTTGTTCCGGTCCGTGGTGACTG GCGTGACCGAGTGAAACGCAGAAGATCAGAAGCCAAAAAAGAGTCAAAAGAAGAGTCTATTGCTGCATCATTAAGTAGTGCCGAACAGCATAAAGGTCCTGATCTTGCAGAGCTCTCCAAGGGTCTTCCTTCTGGTTGGCAG GCATACTTGGATGAATCTACTACGCAGGTCTACTACGGGAACAGCCACACGACAGAGACGACCTGGGAGCGGCCGACCAAATGA